CTTCGGAGgatatttggccggtaccacaccggtactctctgctaggttattccttttcgttgtgcaggtgccatttgcgatcgtacgaggaacgtgtgactcactggtggtattATTTCCGGCATCATCATTagtatttgtcaaaattcaaaattcgaTATCTCTGTTACCttcattattaaaaagaaaaaagaaaaaaaaaaggcatacgGAAATTACAAATCTACTCCTTGAACGATAAATCTActaaagagaaatgttatatttacaatattttaacaattaattttatGTAACATTTTATTACGAGTTATTATTaatagagtaaaaaaataatttttataataaatttaaatttaaattaataataattaattcacttattatttattataaaaaagttgtaaaCAAATTAACTTCCTGAAAGGAATGAGCTCATTATTTCTTGACCTTTAACAATCTTATTAGCAGAAACTAATAACATTActttatgaattttcttttcccCAATGCTATGAGAAGTCAACAAACTAAAGACAAAGTAGACTAGTCAAATTACGGTACATCAagttgttcttttcttttcaaggaACTGTTTTTTTTACACATCTCTGATTCACACTCGCACACAAACCCTCACACCCTTTTCAGTTTATCTCTAATTCCTTCACACAATGGCCAAGCCTCAACTTCTTCTCCTCACACTCTTTTGCGTTTTCCTCCTACTCCCTTCCTCAGCTTTTGGAGATTGCACATGTGACACCGAGAATGAAGAACACGACAAAACCCAAGCTCTCAAATATAAACTAGCTGCTATTGCTTCCATTCTTGTAGGGGGTGTAACTGGGGTTTGCATTCCAGTACTTGGAAAGACCATACCAGCTCTGCGTCCCGAGAAGGacgtcttcttcttcatcaaggCCTTTGCTGCCGGTGTGATATTATCGACCGGGTTCATCCATGTTCTCCCGGATGCTTTCGAGAACTTGACATCGCCGTGTCTGAGTGACAGGCCGTGGCAGGATTTTCCATTCACGGGGTTCGTGGCGATGGTATCCGCCATCGGGACTTTGATGGTTGATGCCTTTGCCACTTCGTATTATAGAAAGTCTCACTCCAACCAGGCTGCTCAAAACGTGGTTGGAGATGTGGAGATGGGAGGAGAGCATGAGGGCCACTTACACTTTAACACACGTGCTACTCCTTCTTTTGTTGATAACTCGGCTTCATCAGACCTTATTCGGCATCGCGTTATATCACAGGTGATTCGATTCTTCCTGTTTTTGGTtgatttgttataattttggtgctatttgttagaattatggttaaaagTAGTCCTCGTCTTTTGTCCTCTCCAGATATTGTGGgccagatttattttttattttatttttaattttttctagtTTTATTAGTTTTACGAGAAAGACTGTGTTTTGTGATTAAATTGCATTTTGTATTTTGCttatattgtgttttggtgTCTTTGTAACTGACTCGCCATTGAGGATGAGATAAATgctgaaattttaatttgctctgctaaatttttttattcggACTTATTCAAGTGTGGATTATTTTAAGTAAGAAAAATGGTTTGAAGTTGCTACAGTCATCAAGAGAACTactgtagcaacttcaaaaaaaattgggaaaagTTTTGCTTTTAGAGAATATGTTGGTgctgatttttttgggtttgttctcCAAAAAATGAGTTTGGCTAATCTATTGGAGATGCTTTTATCGTTTTATTCTATTAAGTATTGATTTTGATCATGGAagaattaatgtttaactatgcTTCTGATTACATTAGGTTTTAGAGTTGGGAATTGTGGTACATTCAGTCATAATTGGAATTTCCCTGGGTGCTACTGAGAGTCCCAAAACAATAAGGCCTCTTGTAGCTGCACTGAcctttcatcaattttttgagGGCATGGGACTTGGTGGATGCATCGCTCAGGTAATATCACAGTATATATATACCAATTATTCCTTTcctaattttctaacttttttttttcttaattttaaaacttaatctAATTATTCgctttaaagaaacaaaattttcagtttgGTTATTGGTTTTTATTGACTTTCATCCAACTTTTGAATAACATTGAATAAATTCGTTTGTCAAAGTTTTCAGCACATATTTGGCAAGAAGTATTTTACAAGTGTCTTGCAAAACGCCTTGCTTTGATTTCACAGGACTCTtactaaaaaaagagaaaaagaaaaaatatttcacaCGACTTTGGTACAagtctattttatttttattagtattgAATAAGTAATGATAGGgatgtattttattaattatataatcagtttcattgataatttttaagtagttgattttaTCTTTGATCAAATTAGACTTTAGGAGTCCATGttatataaattcaaatgttGATAATGAATGATGAAGACTGATCATGATTTCCTAAGTTGAAAATTATTAGCTATCCAACCTAAACAGAAATTATGTCCACAATAAACCATCAATATTGCACGTAACCTGTGAACATTCTTAAAGAATATTATTTTGCTTGTTAATCTGTTAATTGCACTATTAATGACTGCATTATTAGTGGAATCTTTTGATGAAAAAGAGTACTATGGTAGTTGGTGTATTAAATTAATCCGTATAACATGCATGTCCTTTTACTCGTATGCATTTATAGGCAAAATTTCAGAACAGAGCCGTTGTAGTTATGGCAACGTTCTTCTCTCTTACAACCCCAGTTGGGATTGCAATTGGAATAGGAATATCTAATGTTTACAATGAGAACAGCCCCAATGCTCTAATTTTTGAAGGGATTTTTAATGCGGCATCGGCTGGGATCTTAATCTATATG
This genomic stretch from Quercus robur chromosome 4, dhQueRobu3.1, whole genome shotgun sequence harbors:
- the LOC126721028 gene encoding zinc transporter 8-like isoform X3, with the translated sequence MAKPQLLLLTLFCVFLLLPSSAFGDCTCDTENEEHDKTQALKYKLAAIASILVGGVTGVCIPVLGKTIPALRPEKDVFFFIKAFAAGVILSTGFIHVLPDAFENLTSPCLSDRPWQDFPFTGFVAMVSAIGTLMVDAFATSYYRKSHSNQAAQNVVGDVEMGGEHEGHLHFNTRATPSFVDNSASSDLIRHRVISQVLELGIVVHSVIIGISLGATESPKTIRPLVAALTFHQFFEGMGLGGCIAQAKFQNRAVVVMATFFSLTTPVGIAIGIGISNVYNENSPNALIFEGIFNAASAGILIYMAQVDLLAVDYMNPRVQSNAKLQIGVNVSLLLGAGLMSLLAKWA
- the LOC126721028 gene encoding zinc transporter 8-like isoform X2 gives rise to the protein MAKPQLLLLTLFCVFLLLPSSAFGDCTCDTENEEHDKTQALKYKLAAIASILVGGVTGVCIPVLGKTIPALRPEKDVFFFIKAFAAGVILSTGFIHVLPDAFENLTSPCLSDRPWQDFPFTGFVAMVSAIGTLMVDAFATSYYRKSHSNQAAQNVVGDVEMGGEHEGHLHFNTRATPSFVDNSASSDLIRHRVISQVLELGIVVHSVIIGISLGASESPKTIRPLVAALTFHQFFEGMGLGGCISQAKFQNRAVVVMATFFSLTTPVGIAIGIGISSGYDENSPNALILEGIFNAASAGILIYMALVDLLAADFMNPRVQSNARLQIGVNVSLLLGAGLMSLLAKWA